A genomic region of Anaerolineales bacterium contains the following coding sequences:
- the glgP gene encoding alpha-glucan family phosphorylase: protein MPFNSQPLLQLALPERVARLADLAYNLWWTWQPDAQDLFQRIDPLQWQASGHNPVVFLRDVPPLILQSASADLNFTEHYDRVVAAFDEYLRTPATWFQQTYPQHTHKPIAYFSSEFGLHETLPIYAGGLGVLAGDHLKEASDLGLPLVAVGFLYTHGYFFQHISEDGWQDSRPVTLKFDEMPVLAVNDAQGEPLMVSIELPGRSLHARIWQIRVGRVPLYLLDSNVELNTPADRELTARLYSSDLDLRISQEMLLGIGGVRALRMLGYNPTVWHMNEGHSAFLGLEQARERVQGGMPLVEAIRAVRAGNVFTTHTPVPAGNDEFPIWLVDRYFSQYWPDLGLDQAGFVKLAFQQVSWGEAFSMPVLALRFSAQHNGVSELHGQVARRMWHGLWPQLEERQVPIGHITNGIHTPTWLSKRMGQLYRKHLGPLSERLDDAQAWQAIHTIPDAELWRARRHAKRKLAFYVRERVRQQWLHDGIHPVQVVAGGALLDPYALTIGFARRFATYKRANLVLQDVEHLLALINKPDRPVQIIFAGKAHPADEGGKLLIQEVYRVVKKAEAGGRLVFLEGYDMELARYLVQGVDVWLNTPRRPLEASGTSGQKAALNGALNFSILDGWWREGYNGKNGWAIGTEQEYADASEQDLADAHSLYDVLENQIIPLYYGERLGNQPSTGWLQMVKESISSLAPQFSARRMVKDYMNSLYVRAMDAAADSVEFD, encoded by the coding sequence ATGCCGTTTAACTCACAACCCCTGTTGCAATTGGCGCTGCCTGAGCGTGTGGCTCGTCTGGCCGACCTGGCCTATAACCTATGGTGGACCTGGCAACCGGATGCGCAGGATTTGTTCCAGCGCATTGACCCGTTGCAATGGCAGGCCAGTGGGCACAACCCTGTGGTCTTTCTGCGCGATGTGCCGCCGTTGATTTTGCAGAGCGCCAGCGCTGACCTGAACTTTACCGAGCACTATGACCGCGTGGTGGCAGCCTTCGATGAGTATCTGCGCACGCCGGCTACCTGGTTCCAGCAAACCTATCCACAGCACACCCACAAGCCGATCGCCTACTTCTCCTCCGAATTTGGCTTGCACGAAACCCTGCCGATCTATGCCGGTGGCTTGGGCGTGCTGGCCGGCGATCATTTGAAAGAAGCCAGTGATCTCGGGTTGCCGCTGGTGGCGGTGGGCTTCTTGTATACCCACGGCTACTTCTTCCAACATATCAGTGAGGACGGCTGGCAAGACTCGCGCCCGGTGACGCTGAAGTTTGACGAGATGCCCGTGCTGGCGGTCAACGATGCGCAGGGCGAGCCGCTGATGGTCTCGATCGAGCTGCCTGGGCGCAGCTTGCATGCGCGTATTTGGCAAATTCGCGTGGGCCGTGTGCCACTCTACCTGCTGGATAGCAATGTAGAGCTCAACACCCCGGCCGACCGCGAGCTGACCGCGCGCCTCTACAGTAGCGATCTGGACCTGCGCATCTCGCAGGAGATGCTGCTGGGCATTGGCGGCGTGCGCGCCCTGCGCATGCTGGGCTACAACCCCACCGTGTGGCATATGAACGAAGGCCATTCGGCGTTTTTGGGGCTGGAGCAGGCACGCGAGCGCGTGCAGGGCGGCATGCCCCTGGTGGAGGCGATCCGGGCGGTGCGCGCCGGCAACGTGTTCACCACGCACACCCCCGTGCCGGCCGGCAATGATGAATTTCCGATCTGGCTGGTCGATCGCTATTTCTCACAGTACTGGCCTGATCTGGGGCTGGACCAGGCGGGGTTTGTGAAGCTGGCCTTTCAGCAAGTCAGTTGGGGCGAAGCGTTCAGTATGCCGGTGTTGGCGCTGCGCTTTTCGGCGCAGCACAACGGAGTATCTGAGCTGCACGGCCAGGTGGCCCGGCGCATGTGGCACGGCTTGTGGCCGCAGTTGGAGGAGCGCCAGGTGCCGATCGGGCATATTACCAATGGCATCCATACGCCTACCTGGCTGAGTAAGCGTATGGGCCAACTGTATCGCAAGCATCTCGGCCCGCTGAGCGAGCGGCTGGATGATGCGCAGGCCTGGCAGGCGATCCATACCATCCCCGATGCCGAGCTGTGGCGCGCCCGCCGCCATGCCAAGCGCAAGCTGGCCTTCTATGTGCGCGAACGGGTGCGCCAGCAATGGTTGCACGATGGCATTCACCCGGTGCAGGTGGTGGCCGGCGGTGCGCTGCTCGACCCGTACGCGCTGACGATCGGCTTCGCCCGTCGCTTCGCCACGTACAAGCGCGCCAACCTGGTCTTGCAGGATGTGGAGCACCTGCTGGCGCTGATCAATAAGCCTGACCGGCCGGTGCAGATCATCTTCGCCGGGAAGGCCCACCCGGCCGATGAAGGTGGCAAGCTGCTGATCCAGGAGGTCTACCGCGTGGTCAAGAAGGCCGAAGCCGGCGGGCGGCTGGTGTTCCTGGAAGGCTATGACATGGAGTTGGCGCGCTATCTGGTGCAGGGCGTGGATGTGTGGCTCAACACGCCGCGCCGCCCGCTGGAGGCCTCGGGTACTTCGGGGCAGAAGGCGGCGTTGAACGGTGCGCTCAACTTCTCGATCCTGGATGGCTGGTGGCGCGAGGGCTACAACGGCAAGAATGGCTGGGCAATTGGCACCGAGCAGGAATATGCCGATGCAAGCGAACAAGACCTGGCCGATGCGCACAGCTTGTATGACGTATTAGAGAACCAGATCATCCCGTTGTACTATGGGGAACGCTTGGGCAACCAGCCCTCAACTGGCTGGCTGCAGATGGTGAAGGAATCGATCAGCAGCCTGGCGCCGCAATTCAGCGCCCGGCGCATGGTGAAAGACTATATGAATAGCCTGTATGTGCGGGCGATGGAT
- a CDS encoding response regulator transcription factor — protein sequence MLTLLFAPDADEAAVLTLILQRAGFEVRLVTELDQLSQGDRPAELFFFAFTTEKAITSEFISQLRLENQAPIVMLMEAGNEGAQIDFIEAGADLVFSRPYSHKFMVAQLRALMRRSSGLPYFSLPALSQAGITLDPAKRSVQVGKDAPTRLTQLEFRLLYALMTHPGRIIPSENLVEYVWGYGGEGSQGLVRGLISRLRGKIEPDPSNPRYIMTDAGIGYYFEPEPDQQRMFSKTEKSASEVR from the coding sequence ATGCTGACTTTATTGTTCGCCCCGGACGCAGACGAAGCAGCTGTACTCACTCTTATTCTTCAACGCGCTGGCTTCGAAGTCCGCCTGGTTACTGAGCTCGACCAGCTTTCGCAAGGCGATCGCCCGGCGGAGCTTTTCTTCTTCGCGTTTACTACCGAAAAAGCGATTACTTCTGAGTTCATCAGCCAGTTGCGCCTGGAGAATCAGGCGCCGATCGTGATGCTGATGGAAGCCGGCAATGAAGGCGCGCAGATCGATTTCATCGAAGCCGGCGCCGATTTGGTGTTCAGCCGCCCGTATAGCCACAAATTCATGGTGGCGCAATTGCGCGCCCTGATGCGTCGCAGCTCGGGCCTGCCTTACTTTAGCCTGCCGGCGCTGAGCCAGGCGGGCATCACGCTGGATCCTGCGAAGCGCAGTGTACAGGTGGGCAAAGACGCGCCGACGCGCCTGACGCAACTGGAGTTCCGCCTGCTGTACGCACTGATGACCCACCCGGGGCGCATCATCCCCTCCGAGAACTTGGTGGAGTACGTGTGGGGCTACGGCGGCGAGGGCAGCCAGGGCCTGGTGCGTGGTTTGATCAGCCGCTTGCGCGGCAAGATCGAGCCGGATCCCTCGAACCCGCGCTACATCATGACCGATGCGGGTATCGGCTATTACTTCGAGCCTGAGCCTGACCAGCAGCGTATGTTCAGCAAGACGGAGAAGAGCGCTAGCGAGGTTCGATAG
- the dnaG gene encoding DNA primase — translation MSNVEEIKARVAIEDIVSESGVQLRRAGKNLSGFCPFHSNTRTPSFVVFPESGTWRCFGQCNEGGDVFKYVMKKEGLDFAEALRRLADRAGIQLRAPSPGEQAAKEQHGRLRAVLEATVRFYQAQLQTPAGARVLAYLHGRSLTDETIAAFELGYAPEALEPLSAALQAAGFTLEEMLEAGVLSQSEDGRRYPRFRHRLMFPIRDANGKMAGFGARALSEEALPKYLNSAQNPLFDKGNLLYGMDKARKHIRSQDEAVLVEGYMDVIALHQAGYPNAVSPMGTALGEQQLRALKRLSTRIVLALDADAAGDKATLRGLEVARKSLDRQADPVFDARGLLRHEGRLQADIRVTTLPEGKDPDEIVAADPAAWPGILQAARPIVEHVMYSLAAGKDLQDAKVKQALATQILPLIADVPSPVERDSYTQKLARLLQVDERSLMAERPRRAAPRARRSQAAAKPPPLQLPVAKDSLALLEAHCLSLLIRHPESLYRADRALLAAGLPRLSQSEFEHSDHQELFRLVREALEQNEQEPNSYVMQQVPPALFDRVEQLIKQSEKLDPQDDKVFEDLLRTFLLLRRRVLHKSNEQMRFLQQEAQQEGDPKASEYQQLMVQNTLTLRRLDQALANGPQTRSATR, via the coding sequence ATGAGCAATGTCGAGGAGATCAAGGCACGCGTAGCCATTGAAGACATCGTCTCGGAGAGCGGTGTCCAGCTCCGTCGCGCCGGCAAGAATCTAAGCGGCTTCTGCCCCTTCCATAGCAACACGCGCACGCCATCTTTTGTCGTCTTCCCTGAATCAGGCACCTGGCGTTGCTTCGGCCAGTGCAACGAGGGCGGCGATGTTTTCAAATATGTAATGAAAAAAGAAGGGCTCGATTTTGCAGAAGCCCTGCGCCGCCTGGCCGACCGGGCGGGTATCCAGCTGCGCGCACCCAGCCCCGGCGAACAAGCCGCCAAGGAACAGCACGGCCGCCTGCGTGCCGTGCTGGAAGCGACGGTGCGTTTTTACCAGGCGCAATTGCAAACCCCCGCCGGCGCCCGCGTGCTGGCCTACCTGCATGGCCGCAGCCTTACGGATGAAACGATTGCCGCCTTTGAGCTCGGCTACGCCCCCGAAGCGCTCGAGCCACTCAGCGCCGCGCTGCAAGCCGCCGGCTTCACGCTGGAGGAGATGCTCGAAGCAGGCGTCCTCAGCCAGTCCGAGGACGGGCGCCGCTACCCGCGCTTTCGCCATCGCTTGATGTTTCCCATTCGCGATGCAAATGGCAAGATGGCCGGCTTCGGCGCCCGCGCCCTCAGTGAGGAAGCGCTACCCAAATACCTCAACTCCGCCCAGAACCCGCTGTTTGACAAGGGCAACCTGCTCTACGGCATGGATAAAGCGCGCAAGCACATCCGTAGCCAGGATGAAGCCGTGCTGGTGGAAGGCTATATGGATGTCATCGCCTTGCATCAGGCCGGCTACCCCAACGCCGTCTCCCCGATGGGCACGGCCCTCGGCGAGCAACAGCTGCGCGCCCTCAAGCGCCTCAGCACGCGCATTGTGCTGGCGCTGGATGCTGACGCCGCCGGCGACAAAGCCACGCTGCGCGGCCTGGAAGTGGCCCGCAAAAGCCTCGACCGCCAGGCCGACCCGGTCTTCGATGCGCGCGGTTTGCTGCGCCACGAGGGCCGCCTGCAAGCCGACATCCGCGTCACTACCTTGCCGGAGGGCAAGGATCCGGATGAGATCGTCGCCGCCGACCCGGCGGCCTGGCCCGGCATCCTGCAGGCGGCGCGTCCCATCGTTGAGCATGTGATGTACAGCCTGGCCGCCGGCAAAGATCTGCAAGACGCCAAGGTCAAGCAAGCGCTGGCGACGCAGATTTTGCCACTGATCGCCGATGTGCCCAGCCCGGTGGAGCGCGATAGCTATACCCAAAAATTGGCGCGCTTGCTGCAAGTAGATGAACGCAGCCTGATGGCCGAACGCCCGCGGCGCGCTGCGCCCCGCGCCCGGCGCAGCCAGGCCGCGGCGAAGCCGCCGCCTTTGCAACTGCCCGTGGCCAAAGACAGCCTGGCCCTGCTGGAAGCGCATTGCCTCAGCCTACTCATTCGCCACCCCGAATCGTTGTATCGTGCCGACCGGGCCCTATTGGCAGCCGGCTTGCCACGCCTGTCGCAAAGCGAGTTTGAGCACAGCGACCATCAGGAGTTATTTCGCCTGGTGCGCGAAGCCTTGGAGCAAAACGAGCAAGAGCCCAACAGCTATGTGATGCAACAAGTGCCCCCGGCGCTATTCGACCGGGTGGAGCAACTGATCAAGCAATCCGAAAAACTAGACCCGCAGGACGATAAAGTCTTCGAAGATTTGCTGCGCACCTTCCTGCTGCTGCGCCGGCGCGTACTGCACAAGAGCAACGAGCAAATGCGCTTCCTGCAGCAGGAAGCCCAACAAGAGGGCGATCCAAAAGCCAGCGAGTACCAACAGCTAATGGTACAAAACACCCTAACCTTGCGACGCCTGGATCAAGCCCTGGCCAACGGCCCGCAAACGCGCTCAGCCACCCGATAG
- a CDS encoding sigma-70 family RNA polymerase sigma factor, translated as MDSDVERPEDNLEHSEHEDELLEDAAQEDGDLLNELSEDEDGVDALREDLRKLEERVRQEGAIELGDDPVRLYLKEIGRVSLLDTDRELWLATRVEALKRLSFLQAQAASEKQPEPDPELVFKAAYAELNEAWLRLAKEVKAFGHKPPQLLSLAQEALRLQKTWTMETPSYVRSYLDNGMWGRDPRWDAVARSTFIIFIGFYLFPAELTEKLQKTIEGGSLPSARSFANLLPAAEELKVAAAAVHSRAMEAQIAIINANLRLVVSIAKRYVGRGSTFEDLIQEGNIGLLRAVTKFDPTRGFKFSTYATWWIRQAITRSIADQARTIRIPVHLLESIQRLMRAQRQMTQTLGREATFEELALESGFLDEADVAAIRKAQAASQPLAPDLKRRWARATTKVEQTLRSAEEPMSLESPVGAGDGSELADFIPDEDALAPMDAAAREMLREQVQGALAGLTDRERDVLQMRYGLLDGKDHTLEEVGQHFNVTRERIRQIEAKALRKLRHPTRSHQLREYLGGN; from the coding sequence ATGGACTCCGACGTGGAACGACCCGAAGACAACCTGGAGCACTCCGAACACGAGGATGAGTTGCTGGAAGACGCCGCCCAAGAAGACGGTGACCTGCTCAACGAACTCTCCGAGGACGAGGATGGCGTAGATGCCCTGCGTGAAGACCTGCGCAAGCTGGAGGAACGCGTGCGCCAGGAAGGCGCCATTGAACTGGGCGATGACCCGGTGCGCCTCTACCTTAAGGAAATCGGCCGCGTCAGCCTGCTGGATACCGACCGCGAGCTGTGGCTGGCCACCCGCGTCGAGGCGCTAAAACGGCTCAGCTTTTTGCAGGCGCAAGCCGCCAGCGAAAAGCAGCCCGAGCCCGACCCGGAGCTGGTGTTCAAAGCCGCCTATGCCGAGCTCAACGAGGCCTGGCTGCGCCTGGCCAAAGAAGTGAAGGCATTCGGGCACAAACCGCCACAATTGCTCTCCCTGGCGCAGGAAGCGCTGCGCCTGCAAAAAACCTGGACGATGGAAACCCCCTCGTATGTGCGCAGTTACCTCGATAACGGCATGTGGGGGCGTGATCCGCGCTGGGATGCAGTAGCCCGCAGCACCTTCATCATCTTCATCGGCTTTTATCTCTTCCCCGCCGAGCTGACCGAAAAGCTGCAAAAGACCATCGAGGGCGGCAGCCTGCCCAGCGCACGTAGCTTCGCCAACCTGCTACCGGCCGCCGAGGAGCTCAAGGTGGCCGCGGCCGCCGTGCACAGCCGCGCCATGGAAGCGCAGATCGCCATCATCAATGCCAACCTGCGCCTGGTGGTGAGCATTGCCAAGCGCTATGTCGGGCGCGGCTCCACCTTCGAGGATCTGATCCAGGAAGGCAATATCGGCCTGCTGCGTGCCGTCACCAAGTTTGACCCCACGCGTGGCTTCAAGTTCAGCACCTATGCCACCTGGTGGATCCGCCAGGCGATCACGCGCTCGATCGCCGATCAGGCACGCACCATTCGCATCCCCGTGCACCTGTTGGAATCGATCCAGCGCCTGATGCGCGCTCAACGCCAGATGACGCAGACCCTAGGCCGCGAGGCGACCTTTGAGGAGCTGGCGCTCGAGAGCGGCTTCCTCGACGAGGCCGATGTGGCCGCCATCCGCAAGGCGCAAGCCGCCAGCCAGCCGCTGGCGCCTGACCTCAAGCGCCGCTGGGCCCGCGCCACCACCAAGGTGGAGCAAACCCTGCGCAGCGCCGAGGAGCCGATGTCGCTGGAGAGCCCGGTAGGCGCCGGCGACGGCAGCGAGTTGGCCGATTTCATTCCCGATGAGGATGCGCTGGCCCCGATGGATGCCGCCGCCCGCGAAATGCTGCGCGAGCAGGTGCAGGGCGCCCTGGCTGGCCTCACCGACCGCGAGCGCGATGTGTTGCAAATGCGCTACGGCCTGCTGGACGGCAAGGACCACACTCTCGAAGAAGTGGGCCAGCATTTCAACGTGACGCGCGAGCGCATTCGCCAGATCGAAGCTAAGGCGCTGCGCAAACTGCGCCACCCCACCCGCAGCCACCAGTTGCGTGAATATCTGGGCGGCAACTAG